From Variimorphobacter saccharofermentans, one genomic window encodes:
- the trmB gene encoding tRNA (guanosine(46)-N7)-methyltransferase TrmB, with protein MRLRNISGSREIVAENEYVVHEPEKQKGNWKALFGNDNPIHVEIGMGKGKFLMQLASMNPDINYIGIEKYSSVLLRAIEKRNETQLTNLYFIRFDAEYLTDIFDRDEISRIYLNFSDPWPKDRHAKRRLTSKEFLKKYDQCLKIDGEVIFKTDNRLLFDFSLEQAELAGWSLKEVTYDLHHSEYLEGNVMTEYEEKFVAKGNPIQRLIAYRNQRME; from the coding sequence ATGAGATTACGAAATATCAGTGGATCGAGAGAAATTGTAGCAGAAAATGAATATGTAGTACATGAACCGGAAAAGCAGAAGGGCAATTGGAAAGCCTTATTTGGTAATGACAATCCCATCCATGTGGAGATTGGTATGGGAAAGGGAAAGTTCCTGATGCAGCTTGCATCCATGAATCCGGACATCAATTATATTGGAATAGAGAAGTACTCCAGTGTTCTGCTACGCGCAATAGAGAAACGAAATGAGACGCAGCTTACAAACTTGTATTTTATTCGTTTCGATGCAGAATATCTTACGGATATTTTTGATAGGGACGAGATTTCCAGGATCTATTTGAATTTTTCTGATCCTTGGCCGAAGGATCGTCATGCTAAGCGCCGACTGACCTCTAAGGAATTTTTAAAGAAGTATGATCAGTGCCTTAAGATAGATGGAGAAGTAATATTTAAGACAGACAACCGTTTATTGTTTGATTTCTCCTTAGAACAAGCAGAGCTGGCAGGATGGAGTTTAAAAGAAGTAACCTATGATTTACATCATAGTGAATATCTTGAAGGAAATGTTATGACGGAATATGAAGAGAAATTCGTGGCCAAGGGAAATCCAATTCAAAGGTTGATAGCATACAGGAATCAGAGAATGGAATAA
- a CDS encoding flavodoxin family protein → MKVIAINGSPKPKGNTFLALNTVCEELEKQGIATEIIHIGNMDIKGCISCQRCKDGYCYYSD, encoded by the coding sequence ATGAAGGTAATCGCAATTAATGGAAGTCCTAAGCCAAAGGGAAATACTTTTTTAGCATTGAATACAGTATGCGAGGAGTTGGAAAAGCAGGGTATCGCAACAGAAATCATACATATCGGTAATATGGATATTAAAGGATGTATATCCTGCCAGCGTTGTAAGGATGGTTATTGTTATTATTCTGATGA